One stretch of Lytechinus variegatus isolate NC3 chromosome 17, Lvar_3.0, whole genome shotgun sequence DNA includes these proteins:
- the LOC121431193 gene encoding ectonucleotide pyrophosphatase/phosphodiesterase family member 7-like, translating to MAGRYVCKIILIVCWVVCCIDVDAASVTNNKEKIIFILTDGLRWDRFGQDLPNFIKMEQNGVKADWLNGVFMTMTIPSTFSIATGLYPESHGAIHNLFFNATSGEKSPSFMATMNYTEWFDAGAEPIWVTTISQGGKAGTILYTGSNVPIKGVEPTKNIPIDLSGSCFSLPMNERIDNALSWITSQDFDIVVIYFNLPDFNLHSYGTEDQRTFDTLYEVDDAIGYLFQRLEEDDLTDTVNVIIASDHGHINSEVGKHVLLYDYINVTDVDFIIADYGPCFQLNAVDGKLDQVYMALKNAHPALTVYKKDELPERYHYGNNERVLDIFGCVDPGWHLHTAIQGNDTFLISDHGYDNQWMVMKSSFYAQGPHFKKNYRAEPFESVDIYSMMCEILSLDPAPNNGSRERYADMFASDAANLMVPTRVQISLLLIFVMAIFM from the exons ATGGCGGGAAGATACGTCTGTAAAATTATCTTGATTGTCTGTTGGGTGGTTTGTTGTATCGACGTTGACGCAGCTTCTGTCACAAATAACAAG GAGAAAATCATCTTCATCCTCACCGATGGATTACGATGGGATCGATTTGGTCAGGATTTGCCCAATTTTATTAAGATGGAACAAAATGGGGTGAAAGCTGACTGGTTAAATGGCGTCTTCATGACCATGACAATACCAAGCACATTCTCTATTGCTACAG GTCTGTACCCTGAAAGCCATGGCGCGATCCACAACCTCTTCTTCAACGCTACGTCTGGGGAAAAATCACCGTCATTCATGGCGACCATGAATTACACCGAGTGGTTTGACGCAGGCGCAGAACCGATTTGGGTGACGACGATCTCACAAGGTGGAAAGGCCGGCACCATTCTCTACACGGGGAGTAATGTACCCATCAAGGGGGTGGAACCTACCAAGAATATACCAATCGACCTATCAGGATCATG CTTTAGCCTACCAATGAATGAACGAATTGACAACGCGTTGTCATGGATAACGAGCCAAGATTTCGACATCGTCGTCATCTACTTCAACCTGCCGGACTTCAACCTCCACAGCTACGGAACCGAGGACCAGCGAACATTCGACACCCTCTACGAAGTCGACGACGCCATCGGCTACCTATTCCAACGCCTCGAGGAAGACGACCTCACCGACACCGTCAACGTCATCATCGCCAGCGACCACGGGCACATCAACTCCGAGGTTGGGAAGCATGTTTTGTTGTATGATTACATCAACGTTACGGATGTTGATTTTATCATCGCAGATTACGGTCCATGTTTTCAGCTTAACGCCGTTGATGGTAAACTTGACCAG GTTTACATGGCTCTAAAGAATGCTCACCCTGCCCTCACCGTCTACAAGAAGGATGAACTTCCGGAGAGGTATCACTATGGCAACAACGAACGCGTTCTTGATATATTTGGTTGTGTTGATCCTGGATGGCATCTCCATACG GCAATCCAAGGCAATGATACCTTCCTCATCTCTGATCATGGATATGATAACCAATGGATGGTCATGAAGTCATCTTTCTACGCTCAGGGCCCACACTTCAAGAAGAACTACCGTGCGGAACCTTTCGAATCG GTGGATATCTATTCTATGATGTGTGAGATCCTTTCGCTGGACCCAGCTCCAAACAATGGTTCACGCGAACGTTACGCGGATATGTTTGCTTCGGACGCAGCGAACCTAATGGTTCCGACAAGAGTCCAAATATCTCTGCTCCTCATCTTCGTAATGGCAATATTCATGTAA